The following proteins come from a genomic window of Pyxidicoccus sp. MSG2:
- a CDS encoding nuclear transport factor 2 family protein gives MSNDSRPRNALEALDAHLHLITRDIERWLTLFAEDAVVEFPYATGAKVPARLVGKAAIRDYFSRTPDVFKDLRFRDVRRYATTDPDLAIGEAHGSATIATTSLPYEQDYVFFVHLRDGAIIRYREYWNVAAANESFGGLSQVASAMGAK, from the coding sequence ATGTCCAACGACTCAAGGCCCCGCAACGCCCTGGAAGCCCTCGACGCGCACCTCCACCTCATCACCCGAGACATCGAACGCTGGCTCACGCTCTTCGCCGAAGACGCCGTCGTCGAGTTCCCCTACGCCACCGGCGCCAAGGTCCCTGCCCGCCTGGTGGGCAAGGCGGCAATCCGGGACTACTTCTCCCGCACGCCGGACGTGTTCAAGGACCTGCGGTTCCGCGACGTGCGCCGGTACGCCACCACGGACCCGGACCTCGCCATCGGTGAGGCCCACGGCTCGGCGACGATTGCGACGACGTCCCTGCCCTACGAGCAGGACTACGTCTTCTTCGTCCACCTCCGCGACGGGGCCATCATCCGCTACCGCGAATACTGGAACGTCGCCGCCGCGAACGAGTCCTTCGGCGGCCTGTCGCAGGTGGCCAGCGCCATGGGGGCAAAGTGA
- a CDS encoding helix-turn-helix domain-containing protein, which yields MTSSFDELSRSLGVRGSDITHLELDGRWGKHRAAEPGRARLYATLGGGGVLDLPRQRVHLRAGELAFLPRTDAHVVRDGLATSIPPGGSACEGMRQVAASAWSNTREPSSRLVIVDFDLDTRDAPWLGLLSPIVRVPAEDPGLGRWLRETLSLLAGAHELSPSLRQEIATTWARALFAHALRDASASLPGADAVRDERVVAALVQARARPEEDWELGALAARVGVSRSVLAERTTALLGEPLGHYLRRLRIDRAAALLESSDAPVKTIAARVGYDSESAFARAFSRERGTTPTAWRRGRRAGVGQSRAEQVL from the coding sequence ATGACGTCGTCCTTTGATGAGCTGTCCCGCTCCCTCGGCGTTCGTGGCAGTGACATCACCCACCTGGAGCTGGATGGGCGCTGGGGCAAGCACCGTGCCGCGGAGCCGGGAAGGGCACGCCTGTATGCGACGCTCGGTGGAGGGGGAGTCCTGGACCTGCCCCGGCAGCGGGTGCACCTGCGTGCCGGCGAGCTGGCCTTCCTGCCGCGCACCGACGCGCACGTCGTCCGGGATGGGCTGGCCACCTCCATCCCTCCAGGCGGCAGCGCCTGCGAGGGCATGCGCCAGGTGGCCGCGAGCGCCTGGTCGAACACGCGCGAGCCCTCCTCCCGGCTCGTCATCGTCGACTTCGACCTCGACACGCGTGACGCCCCGTGGCTCGGCCTGCTGTCGCCCATCGTCCGGGTGCCCGCCGAGGACCCGGGCCTGGGCCGCTGGCTGCGTGAGACGCTGTCCCTGCTGGCCGGGGCGCATGAGCTGTCGCCCTCGCTGCGGCAGGAAATCGCGACGACGTGGGCCCGTGCCCTCTTCGCGCATGCGCTCCGCGATGCGAGCGCGTCCCTGCCGGGCGCCGATGCGGTGCGCGACGAGCGCGTGGTGGCGGCGCTGGTGCAGGCCCGCGCACGGCCCGAGGAGGACTGGGAATTGGGAGCGCTCGCGGCGCGCGTGGGCGTATCGCGCTCGGTGCTGGCGGAGCGGACGACGGCGCTCCTGGGGGAGCCCCTGGGCCACTACCTCCGGCGGCTGCGCATCGACCGCGCCGCGGCGCTGCTGGAGTCCAGCGACGCGCCGGTGAAGACCATCGCCGCGCGCGTAGGGTACGACAGTGAGTCGGCGTTCGCTCGTGCCTTCTCGCGTGAGCGCGGCACCACCCCCACGGCCTGGCGCCGGGGCCGCCGTGCTGGAGTGGGACAGTCGCGGGCGGAACAGGTCCTGTGA